Below is a window of Bacillus horti DNA.
TGGCTTATTTTGGAAGGTTGGCTGTTCATTTCCTTGTTAATGATGGTCTTTGCCCATTTCTGGTTACGTAGATTCCGTAGTGGACCCGTTGAGTATGTTTGGAGAAAAATGGCTGCATGGCCAATGAAGAAGACCTAGGGAAGGGAGACACACATAATGAAAGAGAAATATTCGATAGGGGTCTTCTCTGAAAGGACAGGGACGCCAGTTCGTACGTTGCATTACTACGATGAAATAGGATTGCTTAAGCCCGAAAAAAATGCAAGCTCAGGACATAGGCAGTATTCAGAAAAAGATGTGCTTACCTTGCAAAAGATCATTAGCTTTAAATTTTTGGGCTATAGCCTAGAGCAAATTTGTACGATGCTTCATGAGTCAAAGCATGATGTTGGATTAATGGAAACACTCTTAGTTCAACGAAAGGCATTTGAAGAGAAAAAAGAACATATTGAGTCATCATTAAGAGCCATTCAACGGACAATCACTTTGTTAGAGGATCAGGGTGAGGTGGATAGTACGGTTTTGATGAGTTTAATTCGAAACATTCAAACGGAGAAGGAGCAAAAGCAATGGCTTGAAAAGCGTATCTCTAAAGAAGTAGTTTCTCAGCTATTCGATAAATCAGAGGAGGATTTAGTTGAATTAGACAAGCAATTTATTAGCTTCATGAAAGGGATGAGAGAGCTATCTACTGAACCATTTGATAGCCCTGAGGTACAAAGGTTTGTGGGCACATTTATAGAAACATTGATGAGCTCTTTAGGAGGAATTGAAGCGATTCAAGCTCTAGCTGAGCTTGATCACAAAGAAATTGATGAATTAGATCGATTGGTTCCTTCTCCTTTTACAAATGAGGATGATGAATGGCTTCAGCAGGCTATTGCCTATTATTCCGATAACCATGAGGAGCTTAAGGAGATGTTAGGGGATGGGAAGGATGAAAAGTAGTGAGGAGAATCGTACGGTTTCGTACTCTAGCTTTTTTGCCTTATTGAAGAAAGCGAATCCGCCGAAATGGATTATAGCTATTGCTATCACGTTGAGTTTAGTAGAAACGGTAGCAGGGCTGATTGTTCCTATCATGACCATGAATTTGGTCGATCAGCTGGCGGAATCTCTTTTATCTACAGGGGTTATTATTCTTTTGATTCTAGCGTTTGTAGTTCAAACTGTTTCTTCAGGGTTTTCATACTACCTAATGTCCTATATTGGGGAATATGTCGTTGCTTATATCCGCACCAAGCTATGGGATCATGTTTTGCACTTACCAATCCCGTATTTTGATCAAAACGCTTCAGGGGATACGATGAGCAGAATTACACAGGATACAGGAGTGATAAAAAACTTAATTACCTCCCACTTAATTCCGCTAGTATCCGGGCTCATTTCCATCTTCGGAGCGGTCGCTATCTTAGTCTATATTGACTGGAGAATGACCTTAATCATGCTCATAGCAGTCCCAATCTCTGGACTTGTCATGTGGCCATTGGGAACAATTATGTATAGGATTTCTAAGAAAATGCAGGATAAAATGGCTTCCTTTACATCTGCACTAGGGAGAGTGCTAACCGAGATTCGGTTAGTCAAGTCATACAACGGTGAAAGAATGGAGCAGGAGCAGGGGAACAAGGAGATTCAGCATCTATTTACCTTTGGGCTGAAGGAGGCAAAAATACAAGCGATCATTTCTCCTTTTATGACCACCATAATGATGGTTGTTCTAGTTATCTTAATTGGTTATGGAGGCGTACGTGTAGCTGAGGGTACTCTTTCAGCAGGGGCCCTAGTTGCTATCATTATCTATATGTTTCAGATTATTCTGCCTGTTAGTCAAATGGCTCAGTTTTTTACGGCCTTCCAGAAGGCGATGGGTTCAACAGAGCGTATTCAGATGATTTTAGGCACGGAGTCAGAGGAGCTTGAGAAACAAAGTGTTGTACCACATGAAACAGCACAAGCTTTGAGGTTTGACGGTGTTCAATTTGGCTACCATCCTGAAAGAAGGATTATTAAAGACATATCCTTTGAAGCCTTGGCTGGAAAAACGACAGCTATAGTTGGACCAAGTGGTGGTGGGAAAACAACCTTATTTTCCCTCATAGAGAGGTTCTACAAGTCAGATCAAGGAGCTATTGCTTGGGGAGGGCAGGATATTATGAGCTTTTCACTTGAGAGCTGGAGAAAGCAAATCAGTTACGTTTCTCAGGAGAGTCCGATCATGTCGGGCACGATTCGTGAAAACATCTGCTATGGTCTTGAGAGAGAGGTATCACAGGAGGAGCTGGAACAAGCGGCTGCCTTAGCTAATGCGTCTTCCTTCATTCATGATTTAGAGGAGGGGTATGAAACAGAGGTAGGAGAAAGAGGGATTAAGCTCTCTGGAGGACAAAGACAACGGATAGCGATTGCCAGGGCGATTATTCGGAATCCTAAGCTGCTGCTATTGGATGAGGCGACCTCCAATCTAGATAGTGAATCTGAAAAGCTTATTCAAGACGCATTACAGCAGCTTATGCAAGGGCGTACTACTTTAATCATTGCTCACAGACTAGCTACTGTTGTGCAGGCTGATCAAATTCTAGTTGTGGAGAATGGAGAGGTGACAGGTCAAGGAACACATGACCAGCTTTATAGAGAGAATACTTTATATCAGAAGCTTGCTTCACAGCAGCTATACGCCATGGAACAATTGGAAGTATAAATATTTAGTGTGACGAAGTATATGGATTATTTTCTTCACCTATGCTAATGTTAAGAATATTTATCATTACGATTGGTGAATGGAGTAGGGGCGTCATGGAGTTTCTTAAGTCGTTTTTTGCTAACCTTACTGTTAGACGGTTTCTCATTCTGATTTTAATCTGCGTGCTGCTGTTTAGTATTAAGCATATGCTCAACTTAGTATTGTTTACGTTCTTAATTGCGTATATTATGAACCGTCTACAAGGTATTATTTCAAAGCAGGTCGATAAAGTTTTTAAAGTAAGTCCCAAAATAATAGTTATTCTTTTGTATGTTACCTTTATAAGTGTCTTAACAATTGGGATATCTAGATATTTGCCTGATATCCTACTACAAATTAGGCAAATCTATAATATTATTTTGCTTTGGATCGTATCGCCACCTTCTACAGACGGTGTCTTCGGATTTATCATTCACTACATTCAAGAATTAAATATTGAGTCTTACGTTAGAGAAGGCTTTTCCTATATCGTTAAGCTAGGAAGCTTAGGCACAACGATTGTGTTTGCCCTCGTATTAAGTCTATTCTTACTTTTGGAGAAGGATCGGATCATTCGCTTCACGGCGAAGTTTAAAACGAGCAAGATTTCTTGGTTCTACAATGAGTTAGAGTATTTTGGCAGGCGCTTTGTGCTTTCTTTTGGTAAGGTTTTAGAGGCTCAACTGCTGATTGCTGTGTTTAACACGATTTTTACATTACTAGGCTTATGGATTCTTGGCTTCCCTTATTTGTTTGCTTTGGGGATCATGATATTCCTACTAAGCTTAATTCCAGTAGCAGGTTTTCTAATCTCTCTTATTCCATTATGTATTATAGGCTATAAGCTAGGCGGATTTATGCTGGTGATCTACGTGCTGGTGATGATTTTCCTTTTACACTTTATTGAAGGCTATTTTCTTAATCCAAAGCTGATGTCGTCTAAAACAAACCTGCCCGTTTTTTACACGTTTACGATTCTTATTTTCTCGGAGCACTATTTAGGTGTGTGGGGATTAATTATTGGAATTCCGATCTTCGTATTCCTATTGGATATTCTTGATGTGGATGTTAATGAGTCTGGAAAAGAGGACGATTCCGAGGGAGGGGAGGGAGGGGCATCAGAGAGTATATCTCCTGATCCTTCTACAGAATAAGCTGAATTGAACCCATTTTTCATTACCTAGAACTACCTGTTTAATATGGATATAAGTAAAAGTAAATACTGAAGAATGGACCCTTGGTACTAGAATAGGGTCTTTTTTTACTATTAAATAACATATTATCCCAAAAAAGAGATTGTAGTAAAAAGATGATGAGAACAAATGAAGTTGAAATTAAATTGTATTTATTCTAATTTTTCTAAATTTATTTGAAATTTTACTTGAGATGCTAGTATAATAGAAAAAAGTTCATGGCTTGTCCATGGTGACCTTACTTCACTACAAGGAATTGAAAGCGCTACCAAGAATAAAGTGGTTGCAAATCAAGTCGGAGGTGCAAAAATGACTTTTCAGCATGTTCATTCTTATATTAATCAGGTATGTAATCTATACGTTCATCATTTTGACATTTATCGGAATCAAAAAATGGAAGGATTTGATTTAGATTTCATGGCTGCTCATAAACGTAGAGATGAAAAATATATGATTTCAAAAAACATAAAGGTGTGGGGGGTTGAGAATCAGCAGTACATTTTTACTGCTACCAGTAAGCAAAGCATTTCAAAGGAGTTTATAGCTCAATTTAAGAGTAGTTTAAATCAAGTAATGCCTGACTTTATACCATATAAAAAGGAACACATGTCCACCATTTTTATAGGAGTTGTCATTACAAACCAAACTGTCAGTAAGACTATTGAGAAGGAAGCTGTAAAATATCGGAAGCTCAAATTTTTAAACTTTGGTTGGTATGGATGGGCAGAATGTTATCTTGCAATTGTTAGCCTAAAAGAGAATAAGATAGCCATTCACCCAAAAGGTCAGCCATTTGTTAAACCTTTTATTCAAATTTTAAATGAAGGGGTTGCTTAATATGAGTTTTTTAACAATTCTATTTATTTCCGGTATTGTCTTTGTACTTGCTTATTTCACTTATGGAAAATATCTTGAAAAAAAGCTGAACGTTGATCCTAATCGAGAAACACCTGCCCATACGATGAAGGATGGAGTGGATTATGTACCTGCATCTAAGCCAGTTCTACTCGGTCACCATTTTGCAACGATTGCAGGGGGAGGACCTATTGTTGGACCAGTAACAGCAGCTGCATTCGGCTGGATTCCTGCGGTTTTGTGGATTGTTATTGGAAGTATCTTTATGGGTGGTGTGCATGATTATACATCCTTACAAGCTTCGATTCGTCATAAAGCACAGTCCATTGGAGCCATTATAAAAGAGTATATTGGTAACAGGGGGCAGACCCTATTTATGCTATTTGCGATTGCTACGCTTATTCTCATTGTTGGTGTATTCATTATTTTAGTCGGAAATACGTTTGTGGCCGTTCCTGAGGCAGCGACGGCATCCATGCTTTTTATTGGGGTAGCTATGCTGTTTGGCTTTATTGTCAACCAACTTCGGATGAATCTAGTATTAGCTAGTATACTAGGAGTAGTGGCAATGCTAGGGTGTGTTTGGCTAGGATTATTGTTCCCGCTACAGCTTAGTGGTACTGTATGGACATTTATTTTAATCGGTTACGCATATCTAGCTTCTATCTTGCCTGTTTGGTTTTTATTACAGCCTCGTGATTATCTAAACTCATTTTTACTATATGGAATGATGGCTGGTGCTGCAGTAGGGATTATTATTGCGAATCCATCTATTCAGCTTTCTGGTTATACAGGCTTCTATAATGCTGAGCTAGGCTTTCTATTTCCCATCCTATTTATAACGATAGCTTGTGGAGCTATTTCTGGCTTTCACTCACTTGTTGCATCTGGAACGACAGCGAAGCAATTAGACAATGAAAAAAGTGGAAAATTTATTGCATATGGAGGTATGCTTCTAGAAGGATTTTTAGCCATTATTGCTGTAGGATCAGTAGCTTATCTTACACAAGCAGACTTTGCAGCAAGGATGGATGCCATGGGTGGTCCTATCGGGACCTTTGCAGCAGGAATAGGGCATTTTATGTCCTATTGGGGCATTAATGAGGCAACTGCCATCACATTTACAACACTAGTTGCTTCTGCTTTTCTATTGACAACATTAGACTCTGCTACGCGTTTAGGACGGTATGCCGTTCAAGAGCTTGTTGAGCGTAGCTCTCCAGCTCTAGCAAAAAATCAACATATTGGAACAATTGTTGTCCTTGCAGGAGCTTCAGCCCTTGCTCTTTCTGGAACGTGGAGCTCAGTTTGGCCATTATTCGGATCTGCAAATCAAATGCTAGGAGCATTAGCCCTACTAGCGGTAACAGCTTGGTTGTCTAGGCTTGGTGTGAAGACATACTTTACCGTTATCCCAATGGTTGTCATGTTTATTGTTACTATCGGTGCCCTAATATCGTTAATGGTGACCAATTTTATGAATGGAAACCTGTTCTTAGCTATTTCAGCATTTGTACTTTTTATTCTCTGTCTCTTCCTTGTGTTTGAATCTTGGAAAGCAATGGTTCAGAAGAAGAGCGAGGAAAAAACGATAAAAGTATAGGAGTTATGAATTTATAGATTCTCGTTACAGACTTACGAGACTTTATTAATTGAAGTTAAACGGATAGTCATAGTAAGAAAGAGAAGCTTAGGAATAAAAGAAATAAACGAATAATAGAGGGCAACCCGAAGATAATCTTTGATCTTAGGGTTGCCCTCTAATGTTTTATTTAAACTCTGCCCAAAGCTGATCTAACACGCTTTTTTCAGTGGATACATCATTAAACGCAATTGGTGTTTCAGGGTAGCCGTCCAAGAATGTGTGATACGCAGGACGCTCTTGTTTATAGATGATTCCTTGAAGGTTACCATCATGCTCAATAACCTGAGTATAGGCCTGTGCCTTGTCGGATGGATCATAGCCCTCCACCTGACTTAGGTCGATTAGATTCTCTTTGAAAAAGTCGTACGTATTTACCTTATTGAAGGTAACACATGGGCTGAACACATTCACTAGAGAGAACCCTGGATGCTCCATGGCTTGCTGGATAAGATCGGTTAATCCTTTGATATCTCCTGAGAATGCCTGAGCAATAAAACTAGCTCCTGCTCCTAACGCTAATTCAAGAGGTTTTACTTCACGTTCACCTGAGCCTTCCGGTGATGTTTTAGATTTGAAACCTTGAGAGCTAGTTGGTGAGGTTTGCCCTTTTGTTAGTCCATAAATACGATTATCCATAACAACATAGGTCATATCTACATTTCTTCTAGCTGCATGTGTGAAGTGACCAGCTCCAATTCCATAGCCGTCGCCATCTCCCCCTGAGGCAACCACTTTCATGCCGCTGCTCGCAAGCTTCACTGCCTGAGCAACAGGCAGTGAACGTCCGTGTAGGGTGTGGAATCCGTAGGAGCGTGTGTATTCAGAAACCTTACCTGAACATCCGATGCCAGATACAATCGCTAATTGATGGGGCTCTAAGCCTAAATTAATCGCTGCTTTTTGAATGCCAGCCATAACGGAGAAATGACCACATCCAGGACACCAAGTCGATACATCACCACGATAATCTTTTAATGTTGCTGCCATGTTACACAACCTCCTTCACAATTTGTCCCACTTGCTTCTCTAAATCCTGTTTACTGAACGGGTCACCATTAAATTTAGTAATTGTTTGAAGCTTATCTCCAACTTGAAGTTCTTTCTGAATCATTCCAGATAATTGACCACTCCAGTTGTTTTCTACAACAATAACTCGTTGCGCAGCGTCAATTAACTCCTTAATTCCTTCAGGCTGGAACGGATAAAGCACTTTAATATGGGCTAAGCCGGCATCCCCGCCACTTGCATTTAGGTCATGGATATATTCTTCAATGACCCCACGAGTAGAACCAATTCCAATGAATAACGTTTCAACGTTACGCTCTTCACCACCGATAAATTCATATCCTTTTGTTTTAAAGGAATCTAATTTACCTAATCTTTTATTCATCATGGCCACACGCAACTCAGGAATCTCTGTGATATGTCCCGTTTCGCTGTGCTCATTTGAGTTAGCTGTATAGACACCACCCTTTTGTCCTGGTATGGAGCGTGGAGAAATACCATCCTCTGTTAAGCGATAGCGTTTAAAGTTAAATTCCTCAAGCTCTGCTAGCTGCTCCTCTGTTAGAAGCTTACCACGATCAATTTCCTCAAACTTACTTAAGTCGTAATCTGGGCATGACTGCTTGTTTAAGGAAAGCATGAGGTCAAGAGCTACGATAACAGGACATTGGTATTTTTCAGCTAAGTTAAAGGCAGTAGAAGCAACAGTCATACACTCTTCAACAGTACTTGGTGCTAAGACGATCCTGGGAATCTCGCCGTGTCCAGAATAGACCATGGTATTTAAATCACTCTGTTCATATTTAGTAGGTAGCCCTGTTCCTGGACCCCCACGCTGAGAGTTAACAATAACAACTGGTGTTTCAGACATCCCGGCTAAGCCTAGAGCCTCTGTTTTTAGAGAGAAACCTGGTCCAGAGGTACTTGTTAGAGAACGTACACCGGCAAAGCCCCCGCCGATAGCCATAAGGATACCCGCAATTTCATCCTCTGCCTGTACAGCTGCTCCTCCTACCTTTGGCAGGTTAGCTTTCATATATTCCATAATTTCTGATGCTGGAGTAATTGGGTAAGAAGCTAGGAATCTACAGCCAGAGGCAAGAGCTCCAAACGCAAACGCTTCATTTCCCATTAATAGTGCCTGATTTTTTGGTTCAGGAGTATTTAATTCGATTGATTTTAAGCCAAGCTGTTGAATATATTCATAGCCTGTTTTAAGGGCATTAATGTTAAGATCTACAATTAACTGTCCTTTTTTACTAAACTTCTCTTCAACAAGTGGAGCAAAAATCTCATAGTGTAAGCCCATTAAGTAGAGGGAAGAACCTAGGGCTATCATATTACGAATAATCTTATTCCCAAGCTCTTCAGCTAGCTTGGTGAAGGAAACATGGATAACAGTAACATCATCTACTGTTTCCACTTTTTCCTCTCTTTTGTTCTCCATCAAAACAAATCCGCCTTTAGACATGGCCGGAAAATTATGCTCGTAGGATTCCTGATCAAGAGCTACTAGAATATCCGTCGTATCCCCGTGATAGTAAGTAGGCTCAAGGCTAGCACGGATGTGATAGTACGTATGTCCTCCTTTAATACGAGAGGCGAAATGCTTATACGATGAAATATGAAACCCTTGCTTCATTAAGGTTGAAGCAAAAATTTCTCCCGTACTGTCAATTCCTTCTCCCTGCTGTCCACCAATTTTCCATGTGATCTCCGATTTCATAGAAACCTCTCCTTTTCCTAAGTGTAATAAGCACTTGGTGATTGAAAGTGCATAGACAATAGTACAGCTTTGTTCATTCGATTCATGAGATGCATGGCCTTTTGAGAAATGATTGTCTTTTAAAATGAATCAATCTGTTATAGTTATATATATAAAAATAATAGTACACATCAGTTATCTACCTTCAGAATATTCCACTACATCGGATATGTCAATAGAACACACTCTAATTACAGTGTGTAATAGCTATTTTTATATCCGATAGCTTGAGATATTCGTCCTGAAGAAAGCTCTATAACAATGGTTGCTTAAAACTGTTACAATATTATTAAAGATCATATTAATACAGAAACAATGTGTAAAATTGAGCTGAAAATTATATTTTTATATATAAAGAGCTAGTATGCTCCTATACTAGTGAATAACAAAAAAATAAGGTTGTCTGTGATGAATGTTACAAGAGGAAAAGTATGTATGTATGAGAGTGTGTTCCTTGTAAGCGCTTTCTCTATCTGTTATAGAAAGAAAGATCGTACAATGTAATACACGAAATGAAAAACAAAAAGGGACAAAACATAAACTATTCAAAATATTATATTACATTATTGTATACTATAAAGCAGAATATGGCAATAAATGAAAGGGCATTCTAATCTTTTTTCACCTCTAGCTTAGTGAATAGACAAGCTTTCTTAGGGCTTGTTAAAATATCTCTCAAATTATATCTGTTATATATCAGATGAAGTTTAGTTTATGATCTGTACTAATATTTATATAACAGAACACTATCCTTTTTTTAAAGAGATAGAAGGAGTATAATAAAAAGTATACAAAAGAGGGAAGAGGGGCTTGTCACAAAATGAAAACGTTTAAAGATAGTATGTACCAGCTAATCGTTGAAACTTCAACCGTATTACCGCCTGACGTTCGCGCTGCGATTGCTAAGGCTAAAGCGAGTGAAAATGCAGGAACGCGTGCTGCATTATCTCTTTCTACGATTACAAATAATATTAAAATGGCAGAGGATAACGTATCACCAATTTGTCAGGATACAGGGCTGCCTACTTTCTTGATAAAAACCCCTGTGGGAGCTAATCAGCTTGAAATGACCAAAGCGATTAAAGAGGCACTTGCAGAAGCAACGAAAAACGGGAAGCTAAGACCAAATTCTGTGGACTCTCTGACGGGAGAAAATAGTGGAGATAATCTAGGTCAAGGATTACCAGTGATTAAATATGAGCAATGGGAAAAGGATGAAATTGATGTCCGTCTCGTCTTAAAGGGTGGCGGATGTGAAAATAAAAATATCCAGTATAGTCTCCCGTGTGAACTGGATGGGCTTGGACGTGCTGGCCGAGATTTAGATGGCATTCGAAAATGTATCATGCATTCCGTTTATCAAGCACAAGGACAAGGCTGTAGTGCTGGGTTTCTCGGTGTGGGGATCGGTGGAGACCGTTCCTCAGGCTATGACTTAGCTAAGAAGCAGCTTTTCCGTGAGGCGGATGATGTTAATCCTCATGAGGACTTAGCACAGCTTGAGGCTTATGTGATGGAAAATGCGAACAAGCTAGGCATTGGGACGATGGGCTTTGGAGGAGAAACGACATTATTAGGCTGTAAAATTGGTGTAATGAACAGGATTCCGGCTAGCTTTTTCGTTTCTGTAGCGTATAATTGCTGGGCTTTTCGTCGTCTTGGTGTTGTGATTGATCCTCAAACGGGCGATATTAATCGTTGGCTTTACAAGGATGAGCGCAATATTGAAGAGAGTGTACAAGAGGTTATCGACAATGCGAAAACAGAAGGAGCGCGCGAGGTTGTATTACAGGCTCCGATCACAGAGGAACAAATTCGTGAGTTAAAGGTTGGGGATGTAGTTATTCTTAATGGAAGCATGCACACAGGAAGAGACGCTTTGCATAGCTATTTGATGAAGAATGATGCACCTATTGACCTTAATGGAGAGGTCATTTACCACTGTGGACCAGTTATGCTAAAGGATGAAGAAGGAAATTGGCAGGTTAAGGCTGCTGGACCAACGACTAGTGCCCGTGAGGAGCCTTATCAAGCGGATATTATTAAGAAGTTTGGTATTCGCGCCGTTATCGGAAAAGGTGGAATGGGTCCTAAAACTCTAGCTGGATTAAAGGAAAGTGGAGCTGTCTATCTAAATGCAATCGGAGGAGCGGCACAGTATTACGCTGATTGTATTACGGGAGTGACGGGTGTACATTATCTGAAGGAATTTGGTGTTCCAGAGGCGATGTGGCATCTCGAGGTTGAAGGGTTTGCTGCTATTGTTACGATGGATTCGCATGGAAACAGCTTACATGCAGAGGTAGAGAAGTCTTCTTTAGAAAAACTGGCTGAATTTAAGGAACCAGTGTTTAAGTAAATAAATACAACAAAGGGTGTCCTGAAGTGATGGTAAATGACTTAAGGATGCCCTTTTTTATTATGATATAAGGAAGTTGAAAGCATATTTTTATATAAGTCTGATCAAGTTAGTTTAAGAAATGTACGCGAATATGTTGTGTAAGAATAGATATGGGGAGAGATGAACATGTGCTCAAAAGGACTAATCCTTCTTTATCTAGATTCCTTACTTCACACTTCGTTGAAAGTAACAATCCCTAATGGATATACATTAAGAATGTTATAAGGAAGATATGGAGAAACGTTGGAGAGAAATATATTCTCAGTTAAATATGGATTTTTCTATAGAGCAATGTATAACTCCGAATGAGTTAAAATAATTTATTGGGAAGTTCTAGCTAAAGATATGTAACCCCGTATCTTAGCTGTACGGGGTGTTATTATCATGTATTGTTGGGTTTTGTTTTTGAGTATCTAGTTCATGCATCTCCATTAGAGGTGGACTCTTTAAATAACTCTAGAGCTTTTTCTCTCATAACTCTATGATCTACGATTGGCTTAGGGTAATCCTTCCCTATGATACAGCTGCTCTCTTTTTGTACAGAATCAGGCATGGTTATGGGGTTATGAATGTATTTTACAGGGACATTCTTCAGCTCAGGTATATACTGCTTGATGTAAATGCCATTAGGATCAAAGCGCTCAGACTGCCGAGTTGGATTAAAGATACGAAAATACGGTACAGCGTCCGTCCCGGTTGAAGCAGCCCACTGCCATCCGCCGATATTTGAGGCAGGATCATAATCAATAAGACGTTCCTCGAAATAACGCTCTCCCTTTCGCCAATCAATCAGTAAATCCTTTGTTAAAAAAGAAGCCACAATCATACGTACTCTGTTATGCATCCAACCCGTTTGATTCAGTTGACGCATGCCAGCGTCCACAATGGGAAAGCCTGTTTGTCCTTCTGTCCACCTTTTGAAGAGATCTGCATCATCTGTGTTCCAGGTTAATCCCCGATATTTTTCAATGAGCTCCTCATTCTTGCTTTTAGGATAATAATGATAAATCATATTATAGAAATCACGCCAAGCGAGCTCCTTAATAAAAGTTTCAATTCCCTCACAATCTGCTCTACCTTGAATCTTATCTAGAGCAGCATAGAAAATTGTTCTCGGAGAAAGCTGTCCTGTTCTTAGGTAGGCAGAGATACCGCTTGTAGCTTGCAAAGCTGGATAATCTCGTTTTCTGTGATAATCATCTATCGTTTCTGTTGTGAATTCCTCTATGCGCTGTAATGCCTGTTGCTCTCCTACGTGCTCCCATTGCGTTATCCTCTTGCTTAGAAGCTCCTGGTATACTTGCTCGCCATCCGCAAATTTTCGTTGAAGATGAACGGCATGCTTTTTCAGCTTATCTATATCTACCTGAAC
It encodes the following:
- a CDS encoding fumarate hydratase, with translation MKTFKDSMYQLIVETSTVLPPDVRAAIAKAKASENAGTRAALSLSTITNNIKMAEDNVSPICQDTGLPTFLIKTPVGANQLEMTKAIKEALAEATKNGKLRPNSVDSLTGENSGDNLGQGLPVIKYEQWEKDEIDVRLVLKGGGCENKNIQYSLPCELDGLGRAGRDLDGIRKCIMHSVYQAQGQGCSAGFLGVGIGGDRSSGYDLAKKQLFREADDVNPHEDLAQLEAYVMENANKLGIGTMGFGGETTLLGCKIGVMNRIPASFFVSVAYNCWAFRRLGVVIDPQTGDINRWLYKDERNIEESVQEVIDNAKTEGAREVVLQAPITEEQIRELKVGDVVILNGSMHTGRDALHSYLMKNDAPIDLNGEVIYHCGPVMLKDEEGNWQVKAAGPTTSAREEPYQADIIKKFGIRAVIGKGGMGPKTLAGLKESGAVYLNAIGGAAQYYADCITGVTGVHYLKEFGVPEAMWHLEVEGFAAIVTMDSHGNSLHAEVEKSSLEKLAEFKEPVFK
- a CDS encoding cryptochrome/photolyase family protein, encoding MGTIAVWFRKDLRFHDQTALAKAILALHEEDQIIGLFHLHPALNQTFSPRHDYFYATLKSFVDDGKELNFPIHFMHGNIFSALDDLLIKTSDLEALYFNYDEVGFGRERDDAVIQHLNSKDIAVFPCLDHHIHSAHDILKADHSHYKVFSSYYKRWSKAEKPKIVQVDIDKLKKHAVHLQRKFADGEQVYQELLSKRITQWEHVGEQQALQRIEEFTTETIDDYHRKRDYPALQATSGISAYLRTGQLSPRTIFYAALDKIQGRADCEGIETFIKELAWRDFYNMIYHYYPKSKNEELIEKYRGLTWNTDDADLFKRWTEGQTGFPIVDAGMRQLNQTGWMHNRVRMIVASFLTKDLLIDWRKGERYFEERLIDYDPASNIGGWQWAASTGTDAVPYFRIFNPTRQSERFDPNGIYIKQYIPELKNVPVKYIHNPITMPDSVQKESSCIIGKDYPKPIVDHRVMREKALELFKESTSNGDA